One genomic region from Marinobacter szutsaonensis encodes:
- a CDS encoding ABC transporter permease, with protein sequence MPDFIAQWLDQNDIFTAMTIMEYWDGLVNTVQLVFLSLVIGLVFAIPLAILRTSRNPLVSGPVWLYTYLFRGTPLLIQLYIIYYGIAQIPGIQETFWWEIFREPFYPALLAFALNTCAYTTEIIRGAIVSTPHGEIEAAKAYGMNWWLRMRRIVLPSAARRAVQAYSNEVIFMLHSSAIASVVTIVDLTGAARNIYSRFYAPFDAFIFVALLYMVLTFILVFAFRKLENHLLRHQRPVGS encoded by the coding sequence ATGCCTGATTTTATTGCCCAGTGGCTGGACCAGAACGACATTTTTACCGCCATGACCATCATGGAATACTGGGATGGTCTGGTGAATACAGTGCAGCTGGTGTTCCTGTCGCTGGTGATCGGTTTGGTGTTCGCAATTCCGCTGGCGATTCTGCGCACCTCGAGGAACCCACTGGTGTCCGGGCCGGTGTGGTTGTACACCTATCTGTTTCGCGGCACGCCGCTGCTGATCCAGCTGTATATCATCTACTACGGCATTGCCCAGATTCCCGGTATCCAGGAGACCTTCTGGTGGGAGATTTTCCGGGAGCCGTTCTACCCTGCCCTGCTGGCGTTTGCCCTGAATACCTGTGCCTACACCACCGAAATCATCCGTGGCGCAATTGTGTCGACTCCGCACGGGGAAATTGAGGCGGCCAAGGCCTACGGCATGAACTGGTGGCTGCGCATGCGGCGCATTGTGTTACCGAGTGCGGCCCGGCGGGCGGTGCAGGCCTATTCGAATGAGGTCATTTTCATGCTGCATTCGAGTGCGATTGCCAGTGTGGTGACTATTGTGGATCTGACGGGCGCAGCCCGGAATATTTACTCGCGGTTTTATGCGCCGTTTGATGCGTTTATTTTTGTGGCGCTGCTTTATATGGTGCTGACGTTTATTCTGGTGTTTGCTTTCCGCAAGCTTGAGAATCATCTTTTGCGGCATCAGAGGCCTGTGGGATCCTAG
- the astE gene encoding succinylglutamate desuccinylase — MSDLSALFDASSSWLTHTLANASSKLTPALIRLPDGTDIVRPSIGVLELTPAATHTNPNHEALIVSAGVHGNETAPIEVLNQLVKELVVGEWTLTCPLLLILGNPPAMVAGERFIDVNMNRLFAGAHGRDEYRGLPEAARASELEQLCREFSRKHSGLALSHYDLHTAIRPSLREKFALYPFVEGREVPADQCRFLLEAEVETLLLQHKAGTTFSSFTSSELDAESFTVELGKVRPFGQNDLGRFAGIRDALRRRFRGEFAPAESSDTGCLTIFEVVHEILNTGENFQFHIPDDVANFTEYQPGTMIWEDGETCYRVGEVPEAIVFPNREVPVGQRVGLMIRARASGRGR; from the coding sequence ATGTCAGATCTTAGTGCGCTGTTTGATGCTTCTTCTAGCTGGCTCACACATACGCTTGCCAACGCTTCTTCCAAGCTGACCCCAGCGCTAATTCGACTCCCCGACGGAACCGACATCGTTAGACCATCCATCGGAGTCCTGGAGCTGACTCCAGCCGCCACGCACACCAACCCTAACCATGAAGCCCTGATCGTCTCTGCAGGAGTGCACGGCAACGAGACGGCCCCGATTGAGGTGTTGAATCAGCTCGTCAAAGAACTCGTAGTCGGCGAGTGGACACTCACCTGCCCGCTGCTGCTGATCCTGGGCAATCCGCCGGCCATGGTTGCCGGTGAGCGGTTTATTGACGTCAACATGAACCGGTTGTTTGCCGGAGCCCATGGCCGGGACGAATATCGGGGGCTGCCCGAGGCCGCCCGGGCTTCGGAGCTCGAGCAGCTGTGTCGGGAGTTTTCCCGGAAGCATTCAGGATTGGCGCTCAGTCATTACGATCTGCATACCGCAATCCGCCCTTCCCTTCGGGAGAAATTTGCGCTCTATCCGTTTGTTGAGGGGCGCGAGGTTCCTGCCGACCAGTGTCGCTTCTTGCTGGAGGCGGAGGTGGAAACGCTGCTTCTGCAGCATAAGGCGGGCACGACGTTTTCTTCGTTCACTTCCTCGGAGTTGGACGCGGAGAGTTTTACGGTGGAGCTTGGGAAGGTGCGGCCGTTCGGGCAGAACGATCTCGGCCGGTTTGCCGGTATACGGGATGCGCTGCGGCGGCGGTTTCGGGGGGAGTTTGCGCCAGCGGAATCTTCCGATACTGGGTGCCTCACCATCTTCGAGGTGGTCCATGAAATCCTGAACACCGGCGAGAATTTCCAGTTCCACATTCCCGATGATGTGGCCAATTTCACCGAATACCAGCCCGGCACGATGATTTGGGAGGACGGAGAAACCTGTTATCGGGTGGGTGAGGTGCCGGAGGCGATTGTGTTTCCGAACCGGGAGGTGCCGGTGGGGCAGCGGGTTGGTCTGATGATCCGGGCCAGGGCTAGCGGCCGGGGAAGGTGA